Proteins encoded within one genomic window of Marasmius oreades isolate 03SP1 chromosome 4, whole genome shotgun sequence:
- a CDS encoding uncharacterized protein (BUSCO:EOG09262VOC) gives MNRPPPALLQTPGFAHYALKWSPFHGNRLVLASSANFGLVGNGRLHLVSLIPGPGGLPTIKLDKYFETQDGLYDVAWSEVHENQVVTASGDGSIRMWDIMLNDLAIAAWHEHTREVLSVDWSNVKKDTFASASWDGNIKVWTPDRPRSLLTLQAHSSCVYSALFSPHHPDILASCSTDGTVKIFDLRAPAYASNTNSYTKPLSAAALTVPASGSEVLSLDWNKYKTFTIACGGVDKTIKVWDCRMIKMGETGLVGGACETTLLGHEYAVKKVQWSPHHGDLLASASYDMTCRVWNTMPVAPVSQLVYIHDGHTEFVAGCAWSLYEEGFLASCGWDGRLALYRPI, from the exons ATGAACAGACCCCCTCCAGCACTCCTTCAGACACCAGGTTTTGCTCACTATGCCCTCAAATGGTCTCCTTTTCACGGTAACAGGCTTGTGCTAGCCTCTTCCGCTAATTTTGGCTTGGTCGGCAATGGACGGCTACATCTGGTTTCGCTGATACCGGGTCCTGGAGGTTTACCGACCATCAAACTCGATAAATA TTTCGAGACGCAAGATGGTTTATACGATGTTGCTTGGTCCGAGGTTCACGAGAATCAAGTTGTGACGGCGTCTGGCGATGGTTCTATCAGGATGTGGGATATCATGCTAAAC GATCTAGCAATTGCAGCTTGGCATGAACACACCCGTGAAGTCCTCTCCGTTGACTGGTCCAATGTCAAAAAAGACACCTTCGCTTCCGCTTCTTGGGACGGAAACATTAAAGTG TGGACGCCAGACCGACCACGATCCCTGCTAACGTTACAAGCTCACTCGTCTTGTGTATATTCAGCCTTATTCTCCCCACATCATCCCGACATTCTTGCAAGTTGCTCCACCGATGGGACTGTGAAGATATTCGATTTACGAGCACCGGCGTACGCATCCAACACCAACTCATATACAAAACCTTTATCTGCGGCCGCTTTGACTGTACCCGCATCAGGAAGCGAAGTCCTCTCATTAGACTGGAACAAGTACAAAACCTTTACCATCGCTTGTGGTGGCGTTGACAAAACGATTAAGGTCTGGGATTGTCGAATGATCAAGATGGGAGAGACGGGATTGGTTGGTGGCGCCTGTGAGACGACTCTCCTTGGGCATGAATATGCTGTGAAAAAAGTCCAATGGAGTCCTCATCATGGTGACTTGCTAGCAAGCGCAAGTTACGATATGACATGTCGGGT ATGGAACACCATGCCAGTCGCTCCTGTGTCCCAACTAGTGTACATCCACGACGGGCATACCGAGTTTGTTGCAGGTTGCGCGTGGTCATTGTATGAAGAAGGCTTTCTCGCCAGCTGTGGTTGGGATGGCCGGCTTGCATTATATAGACCAATCTAA
- a CDS encoding uncharacterized protein (BUSCO:EOG092621S9), whose amino-acid sequence MAEQPTKQKLWGGRFTGKTDPLMHGFNQSLQYDQRMHAADIKGSIAYTKGLRRVGILTQDEEIKIIQGLQTVGKEWEDKVFNIQADDEDIHTANERRLSELIGPLGGKLHTGRSRNDQVATDMRLWLLEEIKEVRTGIIGLIRVLVERADKEKDALMPGYTHLQRGQPIRWSHLLLSHAFSFHSNLERLQQLIPRISVLPLGCGALAGNPFAVDREFLAKELGFQSVAENSLWGVGDRDFIVEFLMWSSLAMTHISRMAEDLIIYSTAEFGFVSLSDAYSTGSSIMPQKKNPDSLELLRGKSGRIFGNMAGFFMTYKGLPSTYNKDLQEDKEPLFDTLTNTSVSFKIAEGVIATLEIHPEKMRQALTMDVLATDLADYLVRKGVPFRETHHISGRAVALAESRKCQLNELTLQDYQGLNQLFTEDVHDVFDFEASVERRQAIGGPSRAMVDRQIAVLRKALAEVEQQH is encoded by the exons ATGGCTGAACAACCTACAAAACAAAAACTATGGGGTGGTCGATTCACCGGGAAAACGGATCCTTT GATGCATGGGTTCAACCAATCGTTGCAATATGATCAAAGGATGCATGCGGCCGATATAAAAGGATCTATTGCCTACACCAAAGGACTGAGACGCGTCGGAATCCTGACTCAGGACGAGGAAATCAAAATTATTCAAGGATTGCAAACAGTAGGCAAGGAATGGGAAGACAAAGTT TTCAACATCCAagcagacgatgaagacatcCACACAGCCAACGAACGCAGACTGAGCGAATTGATTGGACCACTTGGTGGCAAGTTACACACAGGACGTTCCCGAAATGATCAGGTAGCGACCGATATGCGTTTGTGGTTGTTGGAAGAGATCAAGGAAGTCCGCACCGGGATAATCGGTCTCATACGCGTATTGGTGGAGAGAGCCGATAAAGAGAAGGACGCCCTGATGCCTGGCTATACCCATCTACAG CGCGGACAACCCATCCGATGGTCACACCTACTCCTTTCTCATGCCTTTTCGTTTCACTCCAATCTTGAACGCCTGCAACAATTGATACCCAGGATCTCCGTTTTGCCTCTTGGATGTGGTGCTCTCGCAGGAAACCCATTCGCGGTGGATCGAGAATTCCTGGCCAAAGAACTTGGCTTCCAATCTGTGGCAGAGAACAGTCTCTGGGGTGTCGGGGATCGAGACTTTATCGTGGAGTTCTTGATGTGGTCCAGCTTAGCTATGACCCATATCAGTCGAATGGCTGAAGATCTCATAATCTACTCAACTGCCGAGTTCGGGTTTGTCAGTTTGAGTGATGCATACAG CACGGGATCGAGTATCATGCCGCAAAAAAAGAACCCCGACTCTCTCGAGCTGCTCCGAGGGAAATCTGGTCGTATTTTCGGAAAC ATGGCAGGTTTCTTTATGACCTACAAAGGTTTGCCATCTACGTATAATAAAGACCTTCAGGAGGACAAGGAGCCGCTATTTGATACCCTTACGAACACCTCTGTATCATTCAAAATCGCTGAAGGGGTGATTGCCACACTTGAG ATTCATCCAGAGAAAATGCGCCAGGCTCTCACAATGGATGTGCTCGCGACGGATCTCGCAGATTATCTCGTTCGGAAAGGA GTTCCTTTCAGGGAGACACATCACATCTCTGGTCGCGCAGTTGCGTTGGCAGAGTCCCGAAAATGCCAGCTCAATGAGCTGACACTCCAAGATTATCAAGGTCTTAACCAGCTATTTACCGAAGATGTTCATGATGTCTTCGACTTCGAGGCAAGCGTCGAGAGACGGCAAGCGATCGGAGGACCAAGTAGGGCCATGGTTGACAGGCAGATCGCTGTTCTCCGAAAAGCGTTGGCTGAGGTGGAGCAGCAACACTGA
- the FIS1 gene encoding mitochondrial membrane protein (BUSCO:EOG09265A4E) yields the protein MSSLELPYAADAEDSLSFDNLEVLRLQYERELLQAHVTVQTKFNYAWGLVKSPLRDHQVEGVKLLQELYRSEPKRRRECLYYLALGHYKMGNYEEARKFNGLLLDKEPTNLQAISLAQLIEKGVTKEGYVGMALVGGALALGTLAMASFIRRATRK from the exons ATGTCCAGCCTCGAACTTCCCTACGCAGCAGATGCAGAGGACTCGTTATCTTTTGACAACTTGGAG GTCTTGAGATTGCAATACGAGCGAGAACTATTACAAGCACATGTCACTGTCCAGACCAAATTCAATTATGCATGGGGACTTGTGAAAAGCCCTTTGAGAGATCATCAAGTAGAAGGTGTGAAGCTGCTTCAAG AGCTGTACAGGTCGGAGCCGAAGCGACGGAGAGAATGTCTTTATTATTTGGCACTGGGTCATTACAAGATGGGGAATTATGAAGAAGCCAGAAAGTTTAACG GACTTTTACTAGACAAGGAGCCAACAAACTTACAAGCCATCAGCCTGGCACAGCTCATTGAGAAGGGTGTCACAAAAG AGGGCTACGTTGGAATGGCATTAGTGGGCGGTGCGCTCGCACTTGGCACGCTAGCCATGGCCAGTTTTATACGGCGAGCAACCCGAAAATAA